A window from Hymenobacter volaticus encodes these proteins:
- a CDS encoding tetratricopeptide repeat protein, with translation MRRKKGILLGLLAVLVLAVVGAFAFFTWRSSQDTKAQAAMFQAVNYWEADSLKKAMKGDGQYVGLESIANEYGGTKAGNLANFYAGVAALKQGQYKAAADYLEDFSSDDLLLQARAYALLGDANLEQNKYKEAADFYEKAANHNASEQFTPGYLMKQATALELAKNYEGAAKAYDRILTDYPNSFEVAEARQYKARAEGLTASK, from the coding sequence TTGCGTCGTAAGAAAGGCATCCTGCTCGGCTTGCTCGCAGTGTTGGTACTAGCAGTGGTAGGAGCATTTGCCTTTTTCACTTGGCGTAGTTCGCAAGACACCAAGGCCCAGGCGGCCATGTTCCAAGCCGTGAATTACTGGGAAGCTGATTCGCTGAAGAAGGCAATGAAAGGCGACGGCCAGTATGTTGGGCTGGAATCTATTGCTAATGAGTATGGTGGCACTAAAGCAGGCAACCTAGCCAATTTCTATGCGGGTGTGGCTGCGCTCAAGCAAGGCCAGTATAAAGCGGCGGCTGATTACCTAGAGGATTTCTCGTCGGACGACTTGCTGCTTCAAGCGCGGGCTTATGCTTTGCTAGGCGATGCTAACCTGGAGCAGAACAAGTACAAAGAGGCGGCTGACTTCTATGAAAAGGCTGCCAACCACAATGCTAGTGAGCAGTTCACTCCCGGTTACTTGATGAAGCAAGCTACCGCACTTGAGCTAGCCAAAAACTACGAAGGAGCAGCCAAAGCTTATGACCGGATCCTGACGGACTATCCTAATTCATTTGAGGTAGCCGAGGCGCGTCAATACAAGGCCCGCGCCGAAGGTCTTACCGCTAGCAAGTAG
- the ribH gene encoding 6,7-dimethyl-8-ribityllumazine synthase, giving the protein MATSLKNLSEYTSDQFIDISEKRFGLVVAEWNREITDTLAKGAYDTLIKHGAKEENIFRNTVPGSFELTLGAQLLAQHEEIDAVICLGVVIKGETKHDDYICHAVANGITNVGLKFNKPVIFGLVTTNTLEQAWDRAGGKHGNKGVEGAVAAIHMLGF; this is encoded by the coding sequence ATGGCAACATCGCTGAAAAACCTAAGCGAGTATACTTCCGACCAGTTCATTGATATTTCCGAGAAGCGCTTCGGCTTAGTGGTAGCCGAGTGGAATCGGGAAATAACCGATACACTAGCCAAAGGTGCGTACGACACGCTCATTAAGCACGGGGCCAAAGAAGAGAACATCTTCCGCAATACAGTGCCCGGGAGCTTTGAGCTAACGCTAGGAGCGCAGTTGCTAGCCCAACACGAAGAGATAGACGCTGTCATTTGCCTGGGCGTAGTGATAAAAGGCGAGACCAAGCACGACGATTATATCTGCCACGCAGTAGCGAATGGCATCACCAACGTGGGACTCAAGTTCAACAAGCCAGTTATCTTTGGTCTAGTAACCACAAACACGCTAGAGCAGGCGTGGGACCGGGCCGGAGGCAAGCACGGAAATAAAGGAGTGGAGGGCGCAGTAGCCGCCATTCATATGCTTGGCTTTTAG
- a CDS encoding TraR/DksA family transcriptional regulator encodes MSDETMRYSREDLAEFEQIIQEKLTAARKEVVFIKETLSRKNDSGTDNTASSSKVLEDGADTAEKESLNQLASRQMKFIQQLENALVRIKNSTYGVCIGTGKLIPKERLRAVPHTQHSIEAKMARRD; translated from the coding sequence ATGAGTGACGAAACTATGCGCTATTCCAGGGAGGATTTGGCCGAATTCGAGCAAATCATCCAGGAAAAGCTGACCGCCGCCCGCAAAGAGGTTGTCTTTATTAAAGAAACCTTGAGCCGCAAAAATGATTCAGGTACCGACAATACGGCTTCGTCGTCGAAGGTACTCGAGGATGGAGCAGACACTGCTGAGAAGGAGAGTTTGAACCAGTTGGCCTCGCGTCAGATGAAGTTCATCCAACAGCTTGAGAACGCACTGGTGCGTATCAAAAACAGTACCTATGGCGTGTGCATTGGTACCGGCAAGCTGATTCCGAAAGAGCGTCTGCGTGCTGTTCCTCACACCCAGCACTCAATCGAAGCTAAGATGGCTCGTCGCGACTAA
- a CDS encoding pseudouridine synthase, whose protein sequence is MGKKHNSGDTPNRRGRTERPSSGNTGSGFYQKFSTPRPGADRPGRGDAPRFGGANDRERSGGNPRFGDSNRDSGSAPRSNFGRSTGDRPGGFGGPKKFGTGTGGFGKPASGSFNRGGESNSGGGYKGRESNSGSRPYGNRQEGGSGRSFDRSAPRRDDDRRPGGYGGGTRNNEERPARPFEPKKTWNGQPYRREGDIAVPRGNPGERNRKFVKTDPNLKDKPTPAAPRESDFNREPRPAEELGPDRAIRLARPFDFRGRPDEFGEEKEQRPARRESSEERPRGNYNERREGGFGSSTGERRSFGNRSTGEQREGGFGASRAFGGPQERGYGNRPDSQGSSESRSARPYGERSDRPARPFGERAERPERTLRPDNRPGRDASTPNRADKMKRGDVAGQAPDYKNLKHYEQDKTRGNKRRREEEDTANGEVRLNRYIANAGICSRRDADALIAAGEIKVNGQVVTEMGYKVQPTDTVQYGKTNLNREKLVYVLLNKPKDFITTTDDPEGRRTVMELVKEASKERIFPVGRLDRNTTGLLLFTNDGEVAQKLSHPSHRNKKIYQVELSKPLTEEHLGQIAAGLELEDGKAEVDDVAVVAGNAHFVGIEIHIGRNRIVRRIFEHLGYEVVSLDRVQYAGLTKKDLPRGKWRFLNEKEVIRLKYFM, encoded by the coding sequence ATGGGCAAGAAACATAACTCCGGCGATACCCCTAACCGCCGTGGTCGCACTGAGCGGCCATCTTCCGGCAACACCGGCTCCGGTTTTTATCAGAAATTCAGTACGCCTCGTCCCGGTGCTGACCGGCCGGGCCGTGGAGATGCGCCACGTTTTGGCGGTGCCAATGACCGCGAGCGGTCTGGTGGCAACCCACGCTTTGGTGACAGCAACCGTGACAGTGGTTCCGCGCCTCGCTCTAATTTTGGCCGTAGCACTGGCGACCGGCCTGGTGGGTTTGGTGGTCCTAAGAAGTTCGGTACTGGCACTGGAGGTTTCGGTAAGCCTGCCAGCGGTAGCTTCAACCGTGGTGGCGAAAGCAACTCGGGTGGTGGCTATAAAGGCCGCGAAAGCAACAGTGGGAGCCGGCCCTACGGCAACCGGCAGGAGGGTGGATCAGGCCGGTCATTCGACCGCAGTGCACCACGCCGCGACGATGACCGGCGGCCAGGTGGCTATGGTGGTGGTACACGCAACAATGAGGAGCGCCCAGCCCGACCGTTTGAGCCAAAGAAGACTTGGAACGGGCAGCCTTATCGGCGAGAAGGCGATATTGCTGTACCCCGCGGAAATCCGGGTGAGCGGAACCGTAAGTTTGTTAAGACGGATCCTAATCTGAAAGACAAACCAACGCCTGCTGCCCCACGCGAGTCAGATTTCAACCGAGAGCCACGCCCCGCCGAAGAACTTGGTCCAGACCGTGCTATTCGGCTTGCTCGACCATTTGATTTCCGAGGCCGTCCAGATGAATTTGGTGAGGAAAAAGAGCAGCGCCCAGCCCGCCGCGAAAGCAGCGAAGAGCGCCCCCGTGGCAACTACAATGAGCGGCGCGAAGGCGGCTTTGGTAGCAGCACCGGGGAGCGGCGCAGCTTCGGCAACCGTAGCACCGGCGAGCAGCGCGAAGGTGGCTTCGGTGCTAGTCGTGCTTTCGGTGGTCCGCAGGAGCGAGGCTACGGTAACCGGCCCGACAGCCAAGGTTCCAGTGAGTCGCGTTCGGCCCGTCCATATGGTGAGCGGAGCGACCGCCCGGCTCGGCCTTTCGGGGAGCGTGCCGAACGCCCCGAGCGTACCTTGCGTCCTGACAATCGTCCGGGGCGTGATGCCTCAACTCCCAACCGTGCCGATAAGATGAAGCGCGGTGACGTAGCCGGGCAAGCGCCCGATTACAAGAACCTGAAGCACTACGAGCAAGACAAAACCAGAGGCAACAAACGTCGCCGCGAGGAAGAGGATACGGCAAATGGGGAGGTGCGTTTGAACCGCTACATTGCCAATGCTGGTATTTGCTCGCGTCGTGATGCCGATGCTCTAATTGCAGCCGGCGAAATCAAGGTAAATGGACAGGTAGTAACCGAGATGGGTTACAAGGTGCAACCCACGGATACCGTGCAGTACGGCAAAACCAACCTCAACCGAGAGAAATTGGTGTACGTGTTGCTCAACAAGCCGAAAGATTTCATCACCACTACCGACGATCCGGAAGGACGCCGTACCGTGATGGAACTGGTGAAGGAAGCTTCGAAAGAGCGCATCTTCCCAGTTGGTCGCCTTGACCGCAACACCACCGGGCTGTTGCTTTTCACCAACGATGGCGAAGTAGCGCAGAAGTTGTCTCACCCTTCGCACCGCAACAAAAAGATCTACCAGGTAGAACTTAGCAAACCACTGACGGAAGAGCACCTCGGACAGATTGCAGCTGGTCTGGAACTGGAAGATGGCAAAGCGGAAGTAGACGACGTAGCAGTAGTAGCAGGCAACGCGCACTTCGTGGGCATTGAAATCCACATTGGTCGCAACCGTATTGTGCGGCGCATCTTCGAGCACTTAGGCTATGAAGTGGTTTCGCTGGACCGGGTGCAGTACGCTGGCCTTACCAAGAAGGACTTGCCACGCGGTAAATGGCGTTTCCTAAACGAGAAAGAAGTTATTCGCCTGAAATACTTCATGTAA
- a CDS encoding type III pantothenate kinase translates to MRTLTLDIGNTAVKYGCFEDDALIETADCTLDELTVAIRRLTPKHAIISSVTATTSEWASLLKAELMGEVLEFRPATTPLPLQNAYATPHTLGADRLAAAVGAAWRRPNQDTLIVDAGTAIKCDLVEGGHTFRGGSIAPGLQLRFRALHTFTGRLPLVELPSNLEAPVPLTGDNTTAAIQSGVLNGAAAEVNGLIDRYREQFPELGVVLAGGDAGFFQPRLKGLIFAIPELVLIGLHRILAYNVEL, encoded by the coding sequence GTGCGCACGCTTACCCTCGACATCGGCAATACGGCTGTGAAGTACGGCTGCTTTGAAGACGATGCGCTGATTGAAACAGCTGATTGTACGCTTGATGAGTTAACTGTCGCCATCCGGCGCCTCACACCCAAGCATGCCATTATATCGTCGGTAACTGCTACCACCTCTGAATGGGCAAGCCTGCTGAAGGCGGAATTGATGGGGGAGGTACTTGAATTCCGTCCGGCAACTACGCCATTACCATTGCAAAATGCCTACGCCACTCCACACACACTTGGGGCCGACAGGCTGGCAGCGGCGGTAGGTGCAGCTTGGCGCCGACCTAATCAAGATACGCTCATCGTGGACGCGGGTACGGCCATCAAGTGCGACTTGGTGGAGGGTGGGCACACGTTCCGGGGCGGTAGTATTGCACCCGGATTACAGCTGCGTTTTCGGGCGCTACATACGTTTACCGGGCGCTTGCCGTTGGTGGAACTGCCTTCTAACTTGGAAGCTCCTGTTCCTCTGACTGGCGACAACACTACAGCAGCCATCCAAAGTGGAGTGCTGAATGGAGCCGCTGCCGAAGTGAACGGACTGATCGACAGATACCGGGAGCAATTTCCGGAACTTGGGGTGGTATTGGCCGGCGGCGATGCTGGCTTTTTCCAACCCCGGTTGAAAGGCCTTATCTTTGCCATTCCGGAGCTTGTGTTGATAGGGCTCCACCGCATATTAGCTTACAATGTTGAACTCTAA
- a CDS encoding OmpP1/FadL family transporter: protein MLNSKYAGLLGLTLLSLGVATRSQGQRLGNSPYSRLGLGDTYFNAGGVRQTGMGGTGLAAPNGVQVNDLNPALLYYMNRTTWEVAVNSQYKTVRNNIQSQKTGSATLGYFALAVPLSTRWGAAIGLKPFSSVDYESVQTSVLSDLSQTPVQYRYMGQGDLTEAYFGQGIRLAKGLSAGLTASYIFGSIDLSTGTQVQVANPLTDTRAVLIDHIHYSDFKFRGGLHYRGKFNDKLNYNVGSVYAFQTNLSGDRLQTQETQNPDGSQLSGTRADTLAQQTGYAVVPALAQFGISIDNNKNWSINADVAQQEWSKFRSFNQQGGTAAVPLSNTFRAALGGEYVPDPTSVDNYFKRVTYRVGISMAQMPYRPAGQTLYDRAISWGFSLPVSASPLEATTVSLGFTYGQRGNTDVNRVSGSEERNIKEDYIRAQLGISLNNRWFIKRRIE from the coding sequence ATGTTGAACTCTAAATACGCTGGGCTGCTGGGACTAACGCTGTTGAGTCTCGGAGTTGCCACCCGCAGCCAAGGCCAACGGCTCGGCAATTCGCCATACTCTCGCTTAGGTTTAGGCGACACGTATTTTAATGCAGGTGGTGTCCGGCAAACGGGCATGGGAGGAACCGGCTTGGCCGCGCCCAACGGGGTGCAAGTTAACGACCTGAACCCGGCTTTGCTGTACTACATGAACCGCACTACGTGGGAGGTGGCCGTGAACAGCCAGTACAAAACGGTGCGCAACAATATTCAGTCGCAGAAGACGGGTAGCGCTACGCTCGGGTACTTTGCGCTAGCCGTGCCACTCTCTACGCGTTGGGGAGCCGCTATTGGCCTTAAGCCCTTCAGCTCCGTAGATTACGAATCGGTGCAAACGAGTGTGCTGAGTGATTTAAGCCAGACGCCGGTACAGTACCGCTACATGGGTCAGGGAGATTTGACGGAAGCGTACTTCGGACAAGGTATTCGGTTGGCAAAAGGCTTGTCGGCGGGGCTGACAGCTTCGTACATCTTCGGCAGTATCGATTTATCGACCGGAACGCAGGTGCAGGTAGCTAATCCCTTGACTGACACCCGAGCGGTACTGATCGACCATATCCACTACTCCGACTTCAAATTCCGGGGTGGCCTTCACTACCGCGGTAAGTTTAACGACAAGCTGAACTACAATGTAGGGAGCGTCTATGCTTTCCAAACCAACCTGAGTGGCGACCGACTGCAGACCCAAGAAACTCAGAACCCGGATGGCAGCCAATTAAGTGGTACCCGAGCTGATACTCTGGCTCAGCAAACAGGTTATGCTGTAGTGCCCGCGCTAGCACAATTTGGCATCAGCATCGACAACAACAAAAACTGGTCGATCAACGCGGACGTGGCGCAGCAGGAGTGGTCGAAATTCCGGTCGTTCAACCAGCAAGGTGGTACCGCTGCCGTGCCCTTGAGCAACACGTTTCGGGCGGCGTTGGGCGGGGAGTATGTTCCCGACCCTACTTCTGTTGATAATTATTTCAAACGCGTAACGTATCGGGTCGGTATTTCGATGGCTCAGATGCCTTACCGTCCTGCGGGCCAAACCCTCTACGACCGGGCTATCAGCTGGGGCTTCTCGCTGCCTGTATCGGCTTCGCCACTCGAAGCTACCACGGTTAGTTTAGGCTTCACCTATGGACAGCGCGGCAACACCGATGTGAACCGGGTGAGTGGTAGTGAAGAGCGAAACATCAAAGAAGACTACATCCGGGCACAGTTGGGAAT